The genomic interval GTGGGGCCGAATCGATATCGCCCCGACAACATGTTGTAAACCTTCAGACCGAACCCATAGAAAGGCGATTCCCACCAGGTGTAGCTGGGGACAACGAACGCCAGATCATGGACCAGATGCGGGGCGTTCTTGCGAAGCAATCCGCGTTCTTTGAGAGCTTCCATGACCAGCGAGATGTTACCCTGTTCGAGATAGCGAACGCCCCCGTGCACCAGCTTGGTGCTACGGCTCGAAGTCCCTTTGCCGAAATCGTATTGCTCGACGAGTAGCACATCATAACCGCGCGAGGCGGCATCAACAGCAACGCCGACTCCCGTCGCTCCACCGCCGATAACGACAAGATCCCAGGGCGTCTTTCGATTCGTCGCTCGCGCGAGCATCTCGGTTCGGCTCATCATGATTCACCGCCTTCCCAACCCTGACATCGGGTGACGGCCCGCCGCCAACGCTCGCGAGACTCGGCCACTTGCGACGCCGCCAATTGCGGTTCGAAACGTTTGTCGATTTGTTCGAGTTCCGCCAATTGAGGCAGACCGGTCCAGACCCCCACCGCCAGTCCGGCGAGAAAGGCAGCCCCCTGTGCCGTGATCTCACTACTGGACGGGCGGATCAGAGGCACCCCCAACAGATCCGCCTGGAATTGCATCAGCAGGTCATCGCGAGTCGCACCGCCGTCCACTCGCATTTCATGCAATCGAACCCCAGAATCACGCTGCATCGCTTCCGCCAGATCGGCAACCTGATGGGCAATCGACTCAACCGCAGCCCGCGCCACGTGCGCCGCTGTTGACCCGCGAGTCAGTCCGATAATCATCCCCCGTGCATTCGCATCCCAGTAAGGAGCGCCAAGCCCGGCGAACGCAGGTACGAACGTCACTCCACCACTGTCTGGAACAGAACTCGCAAGCGCCTGAACATCGACCGACGATTCAATGACGCCCAGTCCATCGCGCAGCCACTGCACAACCGCCCCGCCGATAAATACGCTTCCCTCAAGCGCGTAGCCAATTTGGCCGCTTGAGGTCGCGGCAATCGTGGTAATCAAGCGATTCTTTGACGCGACGGCCACCTCGCCGGTGTGCTGCAGCATGAAGCATCCCGTGCCGTACGTCGTCTTTGTCTCACCGCGTTTTAGACAGAGTTGTCCAAACAAGGCTCCTTGTTGATCACCGGCGATCCCCGCGATGGGAATCGCCGAACCGAACAGTTGCGGAACAGCTTCTCCCACAACTTCAGACGACCCGCAGACATCCGGCAACAGCCCACGCGGAATCCGGAAAAGCGTCAGAAGTTCATCGTCCCACTGGCGCGTATGGATATTGAAGAGCAGTGTTCGCGACGCATTCGTCAGGTCGGTGACATGCCGTGTGCCGTTCGTCATTTTCCAGATCAGCCAACTATCAATCGTGCCGAAGGCCAATCGCCCAGCCTCCGCCCGCTTTCGAGCATCCGGAACATGATCCAGAATCCAGGCAATTTTCGTGGCCGAGAAGTACGCGTCGAGCACCAGTCCCGTTCTCTCTTGAATTACCTTGTCAGCCCCTTGTTTCCTTAGCACGTCACAGGCATCCGCCGTCCGACGATCCTGCCAGACGATGGCGTGGCAGATCGGATGCCCCGTGTCCCGATCCCAGACGACCGTCGTTTCACGCTGGTTCGAGATCCCAATCGCGGCAATGTCGCGCGCATTCAGTTTTGTCTGCTCAAGCACCCCCTTGGCGACTGCCAATTGATTCGTCCAAATCTCCTCGGCATCGTGTTCAACCCACCCTGGCTTGGGGAAATGTTGAGTGAACTCTTTCTGCGCGATGCCGAGAACGACACCTGCCTGGTCAAACACAACCGCGCGACAACTGGTTGTACCTTCGTCGAGCGCAAGCACGAATGGCATGGCAATCTCCAGCCGAAAACAACGGTCATAATTCGGGATGATGAGATGATACAGCACGCCGATGATTCACCGAAATGGTGAATCATTTAATTGAATGAAGATCGCAGACCCGAGAATCGCGAGGCACGGACAAACGGCCGCAAAAGAAATCTTTCGTCATGGCACACCCCGCACCGAAGTCAATCATTTGTCCCAGAGACATCGAGTTCGCTAGTGTATGGCACTTCCATTCCGAGTTGCCGCGGACACCGTCAGTCGCCCGAGTTCCCACGTCCGCCGCTTTCGCCCCCGCAGCGCCCCAATCCTGTCTGGACGCATCAGATGAACTCATTCGCGGAGTATCGCTTTTCCATCCTGCTCGTCGCGATGGTTGTGCTGAACATCACGCGCACGGCGTCCGTGGGAGTGATTGATCACCCACTGTTCCTCAACCTCATTGGCATGGGTGTGCTCGTCTTCGCCATTTCTGCCTTGAGTTTTGAACCCCGATCACGCGCCATCTCGCTCATTCTCGGCGTGCCCGCCATTGGCTTGACGCTTTTTCGCAACTTCTTCACAGGAAACACGGAACTGCTTGTGTCAAACCTGGGACGCATCATCGGAATCGTATTTCTCGTGTTCACGATCGCCGTGATCTTGCGAACCCTCATCACACAACCAACCGTAACGCGAGACAGCATTGCGGGGGCGTTCTGCGGCTACACATTGATCGGAGTGGCCTTCGCCGAGGCGTATTGCCTGCTGGAAACACTCGCTCCAGGATCGTTCCAAGTTGGCAACCTGAAGTCCGACTGGACGCATGACCCTGTTTCGCGCTGGTATATGCTTGAGTACTTCAGCTTTACGACCATGACGACTCTCGGGTTTGGCGATGTCTTGCCCGCGTCCCCAATCGCGCGCTGCCTGACCGTATGGGAAGCCATCTGTGGCCAGTTCTACCTTGCGGTTCTCGTTGCTGGTCTGGTCAACCTGCGCGGATCACGCATGGTCTCGTCTCTCGATTCCGGCAGCGAACGTCTGAAAACTCGCTAACACCGCTACCACCGGACGTCGACGAGCGGAACCACAGAATCACCGCCGTAGACTGCACAAAAGAATTGAGTTCGCGATCTCTCAAACTAGATAGTCATTAGGTCACGTGAAATCGTGGCGACATCGACCATCAGGCCAGAGAACGCCGCACAGGCGTATACCGAATCTTCGACAAGATTCCGGCCTAACAGTTTGCTGAAATCACGGAGACTGGCTCCGAACAAGAACGTCAGGCATCGCGAAGACCAAGGTGCCTCTGCCTCTCTCTTGATTTCAACAGTCTGCGAATGCAACCCGCGACGACTCAATCCCCCCCCACTGTCTTGATTCTGGATTCCCAACAGATGTGGCTTACCAGTTCGACCTTTTCCCCACTCCTCCCGTGGTGTCTGGTCGCCCTGTGGATTATTCAGTTGAGCCTGGTACTCGCGGGGTTCCGACACCGAAAATTCCTGAAGGCCAATTCGTCACTCAAATCAGCCCGCCTTCCACGGCTGTCGGTCCTCGTCGCAGCACGCAATGAGGAAGACTGCATTGAGAAGTGCGTACGATCATTGTGCCTGCAAAACTATCCTGATTTTGAAGTGATCGCGATCAAT from Schlesneria paludicola DSM 18645 carries:
- the glpK gene encoding glycerol kinase GlpK — encoded protein: MPFVLALDEGTTSCRAVVFDQAGVVLGIAQKEFTQHFPKPGWVEHDAEEIWTNQLAVAKGVLEQTKLNARDIAAIGISNQRETTVVWDRDTGHPICHAIVWQDRRTADACDVLRKQGADKVIQERTGLVLDAYFSATKIAWILDHVPDARKRAEAGRLAFGTIDSWLIWKMTNGTRHVTDLTNASRTLLFNIHTRQWDDELLTLFRIPRGLLPDVCGSSEVVGEAVPQLFGSAIPIAGIAGDQQGALFGQLCLKRGETKTTYGTGCFMLQHTGEVAVASKNRLITTIAATSSGQIGYALEGSVFIGGAVVQWLRDGLGVIESSVDVQALASSVPDSGGVTFVPAFAGLGAPYWDANARGMIIGLTRGSTAAHVARAAVESIAHQVADLAEAMQRDSGVRLHEMRVDGGATRDDLLMQFQADLLGVPLIRPSSSEITAQGAAFLAGLAVGVWTGLPQLAELEQIDKRFEPQLAASQVAESRERWRRAVTRCQGWEGGES
- a CDS encoding ion channel, which translates into the protein MNSFAEYRFSILLVAMVVLNITRTASVGVIDHPLFLNLIGMGVLVFAISALSFEPRSRAISLILGVPAIGLTLFRNFFTGNTELLVSNLGRIIGIVFLVFTIAVILRTLITQPTVTRDSIAGAFCGYTLIGVAFAEAYCLLETLAPGSFQVGNLKSDWTHDPVSRWYMLEYFSFTTMTTLGFGDVLPASPIARCLTVWEAICGQFYLAVLVAGLVNLRGSRMVSSLDSGSERLKTR